The following DNA comes from Anastrepha obliqua isolate idAnaObli1 chromosome 1, idAnaObli1_1.0, whole genome shotgun sequence.
ATTTGATTTCTGTGCCTCATGGCCACAATcacttcatattcatatttcttGCAACATTTACACGTACACACACATCCACCACGACGATTGAGCGACGCTCCTCCAGCGCGCCAGCGGTTCCAACGCCATGACTCTGCCGTTGCCTACAGATTGCGACATTCAACTGGGtcgattttaatttgtttaaatgaaatactcatttaaattttattgacaaacaaattgaattgattgatttaaatgaatttatgtGCACGCAGCGGTGAGTAAACCGCGTTGACTGCGATGCCAGTCAACGCCTCGAGACGATCTCAAAGCGCTTGAGGGCAAGAAACTGAATATATGTACTATGCGCATGGCAGGATCTTTGGTGCTTGCAAATGCATTTCCAATTTAACTGCTGGTAGGTGCAAAGTTCCTTGTTTCTACTACGGTCGCGCGCCAAATCGAATTTTGCGGCTAAAGTTCAACGCATCGATGGCCGCGATTGCCTTAGAGTCTAATGATGCGAGCGCGTTTTTTCATAAACATAAATTTTCCGGCCTCAAATGCGTTGCATAGAAAATTTGCCTACAAATGTCTTTCGAATTTGATGCGCGTAAAACTCGAACTTTGGCTAAAAGCGCCAGCGTCCAGGCCTACCCGTTAGACATTAGCGTCAACCAGATTTTCCTATGCGCTGGTATGCCGGTGATTGAGTGTGcgtgtatttgtatgcattcaAGTGATTTGCGCAACTCTCGCTTGGTTATTCCCATTTGACTTAGCCTTAAGTTTTTGGAGCTGGGAGCGGCGGGATGGATATATAGGAACTGCGACAAATCTGCGATAAATTGTTTGCCTCTGCATTAGATTTGGTTCAGACTGAGGTGGTTGCTTATTGCAAGTGTCATCGGCCTAGCGCCGCCTTTCGAGCAAACAACAAACCATGCACGCCGACCAGCGGCGACCCTTCGAAAATGTATTGCAATCACACGTCTGCAACCAACAGATTGTGAATGTACTGAAAGAAGAGAGGAGAACAGGAGGTGGGGTGTCTGTGGCGAATATCGGAcaagattttttaattagtcGTTGTACAAATACTGAACTTTTTATGGATGTTCGAGCAAAGTTTATTAATTTACCAACGGCATTTCTTTCTGACTTTGTGGACAAGTGCCGGTCTGCGGCTGAGTAGCTGCGACTGCGCTATGCGCCATAATAAGCGGCATGCGGAGCGCGTTCATCGCAAGACGGCGTCAAAGCGCAAAACGCCAGGCAGAGAATATACCAAGTCTTGGTAGTTTGTGTACTGTGTGtgcatgagtgtgtgtgttACTTTTGACCAGTGGACCAATGCAAAGGTGGGCCATCATTCGCTTCATTCGGCATGAATGAAATTTCtcgtttatttgtttgcttgttgtcgttgttattgttgtcattGTTTAGCCGTTTGTTTTGGCTGCTTTCCTCTTTAGCGCCCCTTTAGCAGAATGACTGAGTCTGTGCGGTTTGAATAACAATTTCaagctttaatttttacaatagcATTTTTTTACAACTTCACGGTATTTCGCTGGTTATTACTTTATTAATGTATGGCAGAAAGCTTGACACTCTTGTGTAAACATCGGGTCGACCCTGAGCGCATGTTGCGGTGCCATAAGAAACGATTCCGACCAGCTGTGGTGTGCCATGCGCAGTTATAAGTGGGCCTCCAGAGTCACCCTGAAAGcaggaaaattttaacaaacttCGCGCCAACTCTTTTGCACTTCTAACTACTAAGCCTGAAgaatagtaaataaaagaaagtgaaaaaaagtaCTAACACAAAATTGATTTGATTCGGAACACTATTTGCTTTGCtcttttaaaacttattcatgTAAGTGGAAATATATTTGCCTACGTAAATTTCAGAGCTATTGTCCTAGACGTCCGCAAGTGTTTGTCAACTAGCTTGGAACGGTCATAATTTGAAAACCTAATTCAGGAAAAACAATTTGGTTTTGCTATTTTACTCACCACACAAGCACCGCGTCCGCGTTCGCCCAGCGTGCACAGCTCATTGGCAGTTATGCGAAAGCCACGTTGCGCACACTCCTGATTCGAAATAGTTCGATAGTCCAGCACTTGTAGCTGCTCTGGCAAGCCACTCGATCCGGTGGGCGTAAGGGAGCCCCAACCTGTCAAACGCACTGCGACATTCTCGCCGATGCGAGCGCGGCCACCCAGCGCAATGGTTCCAATTGAGGATTTGCCCAAATTGAATGGCGGCGTTACCTTCAATACGGCTATGTCGTTAGTGATGAGCGAATTCGATGAGAAGCTCGGATGTGAACGCATTGCTACAACCCGATGACGGTCACCACCATTGCGCCATGTCAATGTACCGCTCACAACGGTGATCTCGTTGGCAGTCATCTTGGTCAAGCAGTGGGCGGCGGTGAGGACATGGTTAGTACTGATAATGGAACCGCTACAGAAATGATGGTAACGACCACGTCGAAATACCTGCAGTGAGACCTGATAGGGAACGATTTGAGCAGCGGGTCGACCGCCATTGATGCGTGTGAGGGCATCGGCCAACTGGGGATTGCTAGTGATGTCCAAATCCTGCGCCACGGTGTGCACTACGTTAGTTGTTGAAGGAAGCGTGCTGAATGAAATGTCGTACGCATTGGTTACTGTTGTGAGATCGGCGTCATCAAGCTCGGAAATTTGGCCTTTGCTAAGGACAATGCACCAAAAGATGCACAAAAACTTTAACTTCAACATTTTTGTGCTGCGTAAACACGAAAACGACTACAGAAACTGACTCAGGAACTCAgctatttatgaatttaatgaTGCATCCGATCTTGTTGTTATTTAGTTAAAGCTCATGCCAACATAGCGGCGGGTTTGCTGTAAATCGCAGTACATACACGCAAATAAGCCTGAGTAAGTGACAGATTtgggttttctttatttaatctgTACTAAAAGTCATTTTTCGCTCATAAGCTGATAAGGCAAATGCAAATAGTATGCAGCAGTGCCAC
Coding sequences within:
- the LOC129241621 gene encoding chymotrypsin-1-like — protein: MLKLKFLCIFWCIVLSKGQISELDDADLTTVTNAYDISFSTLPSTTNVVHTVAQDLDITSNPQLADALTRINGGRPAAQIVPYQVSLQVFRRGRYHHFCSGSIISTNHVLTAAHCLTKMTANEITVVSGTLTWRNGGDRHRVVAMRSHPSFSSNSLITNDIAVLKVTPPFNLGKSSIGTIALGGRARIGENVAVRLTGWGSLTPTGSSGLPEQLQVLDYRTISNQECAQRGFRITANELCTLGERGRGACVGDSGGPLITAHGTPQLVGIVSYGTATCAQGRPDVYTRVSSFLPYINKVITSEIP